From the Brachybacterium sillae genome, the window GACGCGATCGAAGCTCACCTCACGATCGTGTTCACCGCCCTGGCAATGGCCCGTCTCCTGCAGGCCCAGACGGGGTTCAGCATCCGCAAGATCATCCGGACCCTACGGCCGTTGCAGGACGTGACCATCACCCTGGCCGGCCAGGACATCACGGCCAAGGCCGAGCTCACCGACGATGCCCGCACCATCCTCAAGGCCCTCAAGATGACTTGACGCATGGGTCACTAAAGAGGTCCAACTCAGGAATCACGGCGGAGATCGGCAACTGGACCGGTCACGTGCTGCGCGGCAAGCGGGAGAAGCTCGGGCAGATCCGGCAGCGCCCCGAGGCGCAGCGCACCGGCATCTACATCCTGCTGGGAGAGGACCCGGACAACCCCTCCCGGAAACTCGCGTACATCGGGCAGAGCGATGACGTCGCCGGTCGGCTCGCCCAGCACCACGCGCGCAAACCCTTCTGGGATGAGGTTCTGATCGTCACCTCGAAGGATCAGAACCTCACCACCGCGCATGTGCGCTACCTGGAGGCACGACTGACCGCCCTCGCGATGCAGATCGGTCGCGTGCGGCTGGAGAACCTCCAGAACCCGACCGGTGGCGCCGCGCTGCCCGAGGCCGACGCCTTGGACATGGAGGACTTCATCGAGTACGTGCGCATCCTCTTCCCCGTGCTCGGGGTGGACATGTTCCGCGGTCGATCCCGCCCGGTCCGGATCGCCCCCGTGCCCGCCGAGCCCGCCGCGGTGCAGGCTCCGAGTGCCGTCACGTCTGAACCGTCTGCGGTGGATCCCCAGGACGCCGCGGACGACGATGGCGTGGAACGCTCCCCGGTGTTCCACCTCCGATTGCAGAAACGCGGCGCCGACGCCACCGCCCAGGTCATCGACGGAGAGTTCACGCTGCTGGCGGGGTCCGTGGTCGCGCCCGAGATCGTCGCCGGTGACTCCCTGGCCGCCTCGACGGCGAGCCAGTACCGATCCCGCGTGGAGCAGCGCGCCCAGCTGGTCGAGAGCGGCGCCCTGGGCCGTGACGCAGAGGGCCGCTGGGTGGCACTGCGCGACATCGTCTTCCCCTCCCCGTCGGCCGCCGGAAGCATCGTCGTCGGACGGCCATCGATCAACGGCCGCATCGCGTGGCGAACCGACAGTGCCACCACATATGGAGGGTGGGAGGAGTCCCGCCGCTAAGCACGGACGGTGTACGCCACGCCCTCGCACCCCGCCACCGCCGCGCGCCCGTACCATGGGTCGTCCCGTCCCGTCCCGCCCCGCGGGATCCACCCCGCGCCTCTCCGTCGAAGGAGCCCCCGGATGACCGCCACCGCCGTCGTTCCTGCCCGCCGACCCGTCCTGGCCGACGCCGTCCTGCCGCGCACCCGCGTCACCGATGCGCTGTTGGTGGGGGCCGGGGTGCTGGTCATGGCGCTGCTGGCGCAGGTGGAGATCCCGCTGCCGCTGGTGCCGATCACCGGGCAGACCCTCGGGGTGCTGCTCGTCGGCGCCGCCCTCGGTGCCCGCCGCGGCGCCCTGTCGCTCGCCGCCTACGCGGTGGTCGGCCTGCTCGGTGCCCCCGTGTTCGCGGGCTTCGCCGGGGGCCCCGCCACCGTGCTGTCCCCGAGCTTCGGCTTCATCCTCGGTTTCGTGCCGGCCGCCGCGGTGGCCGGATGGATGGCGGAGCGTGCATGGGACCGTCAGCCGCTGCGCGCAGCCGCCGGGTTCCTCGCCGCGAGCGCCATCCCCTTCCTCACCGGTGTGCCGTACATGGCAGCGATCGTGAACCTGGTGATGGGGGAGCCGATGGGTCTGCAGGCCGCCCTGGCCGCCGGGCTGTGGCCGTTCATCCCCGGGGGCATCGTCAAGGCGCTGCTGGCCGCCGCCCTCATCCCGCTGGCGTGGAAGGGCGTGCGCGCACTGGACGCCCGCCGCTGAGAACCCCGCGACCGGCCCGCGTCAGCGCGCCGTGAGAATCTCCGCCACCGCCGCAATGAGCTCCGCCGACGGCTGCTCGTAGGCGTGCGTCACCGGGGCATGGCCCATCGGCGCGGAGCCGATCGCCGCGATCTCCCCGAGGGCCGCGACCCCGCGCTGCTCCACCGCCGCCATGAGGCGCTCCTTCAGCGTGTAACCGATCTGCGCCCGCTCCAGCAGGCGCCGCACCCGCGGCGCCGGATCCGTGGGCGCCAGGCGGCGCAGGGCCGCTGAGGTCAGCACCACCGGGGTCTGCTCGTCGTCGGGCTGCAGGTCCAGGTGCACCCGGCCCAGCCCACCGGGCGGCCCCGCCGTATCGGCCTCGCGCAGCGCCACCCGCGCACCCCCGCACTGCAGATCCTGAAGGGCCGACGGATCCGCCCCCAACAGGGTCACGGTGAACGCCCTCCGGCCGCGCCGATCCGCGGCCCCGGCCCCCTGGCCGGTCCCCTCCCCAGCGCCCGCCGTGCTTCCCGCGGCACCTGTGTCCACGGCGCCGTCGCGGTCGATCACCAGGCGCCCCGCCTCGGCCTCCAGACGCAACCGGGTCTCCACCCACGCGCCGTCGACGGGCTCCTCCCACAGGGAGAACTCGCCGTCGGCGCCCACGGCCACCAGGATCTCCAGGTCCGGCATCCGCTCCGCCGACCACAGGTCCGTGCCCTCCGCCGCCAGCGGGAGGAACCCGCCGGCCCGCAGCAGCACCGGGATCGAGGACAGGTCGCGGTGCAGGCGCAGCACCCGGCCGCCGCGGTACGCGAGACCGGTCATCACATCCACCCAGTCGCCCTCGGGCAGGTAGGCGTCGGCCGCGCCGAGCCGGGTGTCGGCCGCAGCGGGCCGCACGATCGGCGCCACCAGCAGCTGCGAGCCGAAGGAGTACTGGTCGCGGTAGCGGTAGGCCTGATCCACGGGGGTCGTGATGTACGTCGGCTCCACCAGGGAACGGCCCTCGAGGTGGGCCCGCCGGTTCATGGCGTGCAGATACGGCAGCATCCGGTGCCGCAGCCGCAGGTGCTCGACCATGGTGCGCTCGGCCGCCGGTTCGAAGTTCCACGGCTCCTTCCCGGCGAACGGCGAGTTGCTGGAGTGCAGCCGCAGGATGGGGGAGAAGCAACCGAACTGCACCCAGCGGGCGGCGAGCTCGTCGTCACGGTAGCCCTCCATGTGGCCGCCGATGTCGTGGCTCCACCAGCCGTAGCCGATGTTCGCTCCGGCGGCGGTGAAGCGCGGCTGGAACGCCAGCGACTCCCAGCTGATGATCGCGTCGCCGGAGAAACCCACGGGGTAGCGGTGGCTGCCGGGGCCGGCGTAGCGGGAGAACGTCAGGCCGCGCCGCCCGTCGCGGGCGTTGTCGGTGAAGTGGCCGTGGTTCAGCACCCACAGCGGGTCCAGGCCGCGGCGCCGCGAGTACGGGCCCGACTGCCAGTCCACCCACCAGAAGTCCGTGCCCTGCTCCTCCAGGCCGCGGTGCAGCACCTCGAAGTACGCGCGCAGGAACTCCGGATCGGCGGCATCGAAGGCGATGGGCTCCCCGTCGACGGGCCGACCCAGGGCCTCACACATCGCCGGATAGGCGTCCTCGAAGGCCCGCACCCCGTCGGCGGGATGCACGTTCAGCGTCACCGCCAGGCCCCGCTCATGCAGGGCACGCTGGAACCGCTCCGGGTCGGGGAACAGGTCCCGGTTCCAGGTGTACCCGGTCCAGCCCGAGCCGTACCGCGGATCGACCTCCGTCAGGTGCCAGTCCATGTCGATCACCGCCACCGAGAACGGCACGCCCTCGGCGCGGAACCGATCCATCAGCGCCAGGTAACCGGCCTCGTCATAGCGGTGGTAGCGCGACCACCAGTTCCCCAGGGCGAACCGCGGCAGCAGCGGCTGCGGCCCCGACAGCAGATGGAAGTCCGTCAGCGCCTGCACGTGGTCGTGGCCGTGCGCGAAGACGTACAGATCCACCTGGCCGTCCTCCGCGTCGCGCGGCAGCAGGGACCCGTTGGCGTCGAACACCATCGACGCGGAGTCATCCAGCACCGCATACCCGGTGGTGGAGACGACGCCCGGCTCCAGGGGGATCTCCCCGTCGGCCTCATCCAGCGTGCGGGCGGCCCCACCGAGGTTCCCGTTCAGCACCCGGGTGGGCTCACCCCGCCGCCGACCCTGCGCATGCGCGGGCAGGGACAGGTCCTGCCCGTACCGCCACACCGAGTGATAGTTCGTGACGCCGCCGCGCACCTGCAGAGACAGACCGTCGGGCCGGAACGGCCCCTCGTCGTACTCCAGGGTGTACGCCGCGGTGCGCACGATCAGCCGGTCCCCCTCGCGGCCGACCTCCACCCCGTCCCGCAGCACCGGCCGGTGCAGCGCGAGGGTCGAGGGACGGTCCTCGAAGCGGCCGCTCGGTGACCACTCCAGGCGCACCAGCGCCGGGGTGATCGGGGTGATGCGGTAGTGGTCGCCGCGCAGGATGCCATCGGGGGAGATGCGGGGATCAGCCGTCATGGGCCGATCCTCTCAGGCGCGCGATCCCTGCCGCGCGGGATCTCACCGCCCGTCCCGCACCGTGCCCTCGCCCGCCGACCTCTGCCCACCGACCTCTGCCCACCGGAGACAATGTGGCCATGTCCGATCCGACGCAGTCCCCGTCCGACACCCCCGCCCCTGCCGTGAAACTGGCCGTCGGCGACCCGGCCCCCGACTTCGATCTCGCCACCTCCGGTGGTGGGCGCCTGAGCCTCGCCGACCTGCGCGGCACCCCCGCGGTGCTGTGGTTCTACCCGGCGGCGAACACCTCGCTGTGCACGAAGCAGGCCTGCGACCTGCGGGACAACATCGGCCTGTTCGACCGCGCCGGGTACCGCGTCGTGGGCATCAGCCCTGACGAGGTCCCCGCCCTGGACCGGTTCGTCGCCGAGCAGAACCTGCCGTACACGCTCGCCGCCGACCCCACCCACCAGACCCTCGCCGCCTACGGCGCCTGGGGTGCGAAGAACATGTACGGGAAGATCACCGAGGGTGTCATCCGCAGCACCGTCGCGATCGACGCCGAGGGGATCGTGACCTTCGTGAAGTACCGGGTCGGCACCCCGACGCACATCGCGCTGCTGCAGGAGAAGCTCGGCCTGCAGTGACCGGCGCGACGCCGCGGCTGAGGCGTGGCGGTTGGGGCGTCGCGGCGGCGCGATTGAGTCGTGCGCCTCACTCTGGCCGCAGGCCCCGGCGCGGCTGGCCCGACCGGCGCGGCTCCGGTACTCTGGCGGGGTTGCCTCGGCGTGTCGTCGTACCCCGAGAGTGACGAGGAGACGTGGCAGAGCGGCCGAATGCGCTCCCCTGCTAAGGGAGTAGGTGCTGATAAGGCGCCTCGGAGGTTCAAATCCTCTCGTCTCCGCCCCGCCGCACGGGCCCCGACCGCACCGGTCGGGGCCCGTGCGCATGTCGCAGACCCGTCGGGCCGGCCCGCGGGGGCCGCGCGGTAGCACCAAAGTTCGACACGACCGGCACTTCTGGTCCACCGTGGGCCCATGCCCACCTACCCGATCCATGAGGTGTTCACCTTCGCGCTGCGGGCCGGCAGCATCATGGCCCGAAACGGCTCACCCGCCGCGAACGTCACCCACGCGATGCTGGCTGTCGCCCGCACCCACGGTCACGGCAACGCCACCGCCAGCGTCACGATGGACCAGCTCACCCTCGCCGAGATCTCGACCGACGAGGACCGCTCCGTGACGATGAGCCAGAGCGTCGGCGCCTCCGGCTTCAACCTGTAGGCCATCCAGGAGGTGGAGGTCGTCACCAAGCAGGTGATCCCCGGGGAGCTGACCCCCAAGGAGGGGCTGACCCGCCTCACGGCCATCGAACGCGCCGACGTCGGCACCCCCGGGATCGTGCGCCTGCTGGGGTGGGGCGTGATGGGCGGTGGCTTCGCGCTGCTGCTCGGCGGATCGCTGCTGACCGCCGTGCTCGCCGCGCTGGGTGCCGCCCAGGATCTGCTCACCGGCTGGTACCTCACGGCCTCCGCTCGCATCATCGAGGCGGGGCTGGTCACCGGCGGCCTGGTCGCGGGAGTGGTCGGGGGCCTCGCGCTGGC encodes:
- a CDS encoding peroxiredoxin, whose translation is MSDPTQSPSDTPAPAVKLAVGDPAPDFDLATSGGGRLSLADLRGTPAVLWFYPAANTSLCTKQACDLRDNIGLFDRAGYRVVGISPDEVPALDRFVAEQNLPYTLAADPTHQTLAAYGAWGAKNMYGKITEGVIRSTVAIDAEGIVTFVKYRVGTPTHIALLQEKLGLQ
- a CDS encoding biotin transporter BioY, producing the protein MTATAVVPARRPVLADAVLPRTRVTDALLVGAGVLVMALLAQVEIPLPLVPITGQTLGVLLVGAALGARRGALSLAAYAVVGLLGAPVFAGFAGGPATVLSPSFGFILGFVPAAAVAGWMAERAWDRQPLRAAAGFLAASAIPFLTGVPYMAAIVNLVMGEPMGLQAALAAGLWPFIPGGIVKALLAAALIPLAWKGVRALDARR
- a CDS encoding glycoside hydrolase family 31 protein, which translates into the protein MTADPRISPDGILRGDHYRITPITPALVRLEWSPSGRFEDRPSTLALHRPVLRDGVEVGREGDRLIVRTAAYTLEYDEGPFRPDGLSLQVRGGVTNYHSVWRYGQDLSLPAHAQGRRRGEPTRVLNGNLGGAARTLDEADGEIPLEPGVVSTTGYAVLDDSASMVFDANGSLLPRDAEDGQVDLYVFAHGHDHVQALTDFHLLSGPQPLLPRFALGNWWSRYHRYDEAGYLALMDRFRAEGVPFSVAVIDMDWHLTEVDPRYGSGWTGYTWNRDLFPDPERFQRALHERGLAVTLNVHPADGVRAFEDAYPAMCEALGRPVDGEPIAFDAADPEFLRAYFEVLHRGLEEQGTDFWWVDWQSGPYSRRRGLDPLWVLNHGHFTDNARDGRRGLTFSRYAGPGSHRYPVGFSGDAIISWESLAFQPRFTAAGANIGYGWWSHDIGGHMEGYRDDELAARWVQFGCFSPILRLHSSNSPFAGKEPWNFEPAAERTMVEHLRLRHRMLPYLHAMNRRAHLEGRSLVEPTYITTPVDQAYRYRDQYSFGSQLLVAPIVRPAAADTRLGAADAYLPEGDWVDVMTGLAYRGGRVLRLHRDLSSIPVLLRAGGFLPLAAEGTDLWSAERMPDLEILVAVGADGEFSLWEEPVDGAWVETRLRLEAEAGRLVIDRDGAVDTGAAGSTAGAGEGTGQGAGAADRRGRRAFTVTLLGADPSALQDLQCGGARVALREADTAGPPGGLGRVHLDLQPDDEQTPVVLTSAALRRLAPTDPAPRVRRLLERAQIGYTLKERLMAAVEQRGVAALGEIAAIGSAPMGHAPVTHAYEQPSAELIAAVAEILTAR
- a CDS encoding GIY-YIG nuclease family protein — protein: MLRGKREKLGQIRQRPEAQRTGIYILLGEDPDNPSRKLAYIGQSDDVAGRLAQHHARKPFWDEVLIVTSKDQNLTTAHVRYLEARLTALAMQIGRVRLENLQNPTGGAALPEADALDMEDFIEYVRILFPVLGVDMFRGRSRPVRIAPVPAEPAAVQAPSAVTSEPSAVDPQDAADDDGVERSPVFHLRLQKRGADATAQVIDGEFTLLAGSVVAPEIVAGDSLAASTASQYRSRVEQRAQLVESGALGRDAEGRWVALRDIVFPSPSAAGSIVVGRPSINGRIAWRTDSATTYGGWEESRR